TTGAAGTTGGCTTTCATATTTTTGTGTCCTATGCTAGAGTAGTTAATAACATTAAAATTTTTAGCTAGAATTATCTTATACACTTAATTCTCAAAGCAAGTGATGCATGTGAAATTGAGGCGGGAACTAATTATTCAGATTTGTCAGATTGGTAAAAGAAAGTTACAATACTCAAACTTAACTCATCAATTTCACTTGTGCGCTGGCTTTCTTATTTCTAGCGTTGTTGCAGTTGAACTATGTTCCACAAGGACGTCATCCTTTGCTTCTATTTTTTGTTTAGGGAATGAATCATTGTATATAGATGGGATTGTTAAACCATGGGTTTTTCCATTTTATCATCGGATCAATGTTCTAAAAGTTGGCCTAGGCACTAGGCGTTGGTCGACTGCACCGAAAAAGTGCCAGTTGGCCAGCCTAGGCGGCttttaggtttttttttttttattttttttttttgaaatttttttgtgcTTTTAATTTAAAAGCtcaatttaaaaaatgaaagataatttttttataggCCCTAAACCAAAGTCCAACAAAAAATACGATTTGTTGATATGTCCTAACACCCCAAACTTCTTTTGCGTATGTGATCTAGAGTGAGAGAACTTTGCGAGGATGATTTTTCTTTCGAAGAAGAGGGGGATCacaataataatattgagtTTGTGTTCGATAACGAACAAGTTGTTGAAAATTACGGAGAAGAAGAAATGAAGTAAATTTGTGATATTCTATTAGTTGTGTAATTTTGAAGGcattttaaatttgattatATTGTGTTTGAGTTATGTGATTTATTATGTTGATATAGTGGAATCCGCCTAACGGCGCCTAGTCTCCTCCTAGACGAATTTAGAAATTTGCATCAGATATGATGAACCTATTGCAAAACTGAGCATAAAAACCGATTTCCTCTCACCGGCCTGGGCATCAGCTTAGATAGAGCACAGAATTGAAAATGCTTTGACCAAAGTCTGATGTAGAGATCTTTTTCTACATTACAGTACCAATTAGCATCTTTCTCTGAGTGTATTTGCTTTAAGCAGGTGAAATTTTGGAGCAACTTTTTGAAGTTATGTAGCTTTGTTACATCTTAGAACTAGTAATATTCCATTTTTCTTCTATTTGGTTAAAACTTCCGAGTTTGTGTATGATTTGTGGTTTAGAATGTGAGCAATTGTTGAAAACTCTGATTTTACCTGATTGTCGACGCAGGTTGTGGTGGAACTGGGAATACAATGTGTTCAGATTGTGGTGGCCGTGGTCATCTTTGACATGCTTGATGCATAAGATttgcttcttgttttgcactttTATTAGCTGTGATCGGGGATGTGGCAGCTACAAAAAAATCCCAGTTGTTCGAGATAGACAGAGTTGATCTATGAAAAGGCTGGCCCTTCAACTTCTTGTTGGTATTTTTGTATTTCATTTCCCCGAGTGTAATTTCCATTTCTGTCCAAACTGTGTAagtgtgtattttctataatacTCTGCTAGTATGTGTTTTTGGCCGAAGATAATCACCTTCCACGTACATTTTACCCTCAAACAATTCCCTCCAGACCATTAAACTGAAATTGGAATCGAATCTGAGTGGTCTTTGTCTCGATTTTGattcttcaaaataaaaaaatatcaaaattatatattatatatgagCATTGTTTTGGTGAGCATTCACTGTAAGTATCGGTAAAGTGTCATCGTGTACATTCTATAGCCATGTTCTATTCATGTAAAAAGCCTTAAAAAACAAGATCTGGCTGAACAATTTATTATCgttattatttaatatgaaaACGATTTATTTTTTCAGTAAAGTAATAGATATCGATAGAAGCAGTGAGGTTCATGTGCATCCGTAGAATCCACCGACAAGTCAATGGTACTACATCCTATCGATCTAATGGCTAACTTAGAGTTGTTTAATCGTGTGGTTGAAAATGGAAGTTCAACTGTCCATTGCTGTAATAACACATTACTCGTAAAAAGCGGCAGTTGGAGGAGACTTTCCCTTCCAAGAAAGCAACACCAAAATTCATCCTCACTCAATGCACTCATTTTTATTTAGCCAAGAACCTTTAgtgtttttttatattttctggAGCAATCTTGTCACATACAGATTTGTTTACttgatttacttgattaatATGATAAAGGTTATTACGtggatatatatatgatttacttGGTATACATTATAATTACGagtttttcatatatatattattatctagCTCGAAATAAAATTATCAATTTGTATAATCTTTTATCCGATCATcttctattattttattaaatacttTAAAAGCCCTTTTAAATACTAATTCTGAATCAAGCCATCCTCCAATCTGTGCCAATGGATACCAAAATCTTACTGGTCTCCTTCTCCCTAACGTCCCTTCTCTTCTTCCTCCTCTACACGACCACCAAACAAGCACACCCCATCACTATTTTCAGACCAGCTAAAACCATAATCGTCCCGAAACACGAGAACCCATACCCAGTATCATTCGCATACTTGATCTCAGCCTCAGAAGGAGACACCATGAAGCTCAAGCGTCTCATGCTGGCACTCTACCACCCTGGGAACCATTACTTGATCCATTTGGATTCCAGCGCGCCGGAGGAAGAACATCAAGAAATCGCGAGATTTGTGTCGAGCAATCGTGTTTTTGGTGAAGTTGGGAATGTTTGGGTGGTGGAGAAGGCTAATCTGGTGACTTACAGAGGCCCGACCATGCTTGCTACCACTCTCCATGCAATGGCGATGCTTTTGAGGACTGCCAAATGGGATTGGTTCATTAATCTTAGTGCCTCTGACTATCCATTGGTTACTCAAGATGGTACGGTGAGTGAACCATCTTccaaatttttctaaaaaataattgAATATGAATATATTGAAGCAGTCAACTGATAAACATTTTTGGCTTTTATTTCACAGATATAGTGTTTTAATTCTCTCTTTTATTTTAGAGAACATTCATTATCCCATTATTGCTTGCAGATCTGATTCATGCCTTCTCTAATCTGCCAAAAGATCTGAACTTCATACAACACAGCAGCCACTTGGGCTGGAAAATGTAAGaataatttttctcattttaCGGGTTTAATTCGCTTTACTTCAAAGTTCAGCAACTGGCATCAATACCAACACACGctgttgttttaaaaaaaaaaacccatttGCAGGAATAAAAGAGGGAAGCCGATAATCATGGATCCTGGTTTGCACAGTGTAAATAAATCAGAGATTTGGTGGGTTATCAAGCAAAGAAGCTTGCCCACTGCCTTCAAGCTTTACACAGGCCAGTTCTACTTTCTCATCTCTACAATTTTCTTGATTCTATATTCTTTTGTTCTCTCTGTTTGAAAGAATTTTAGTGACATCCAAATAGACAGCTCATGTGGAATTCTGATCTATACACCAGCACCTTTAAAAAAGTTGCCCAAGTGCGAATTGAACTAAATAATCCACTTCTATTTAGGTTGTCTGGTTAGTGCATGATCAGTCAATTATATATTGTTCATGAATTTACAAATGGAAGTgtactaattaattatatatgaaCATTCGGGACGATTCTATAATATTATTTGATATATATCGAGTATAAATCGCTCACGCGAGACGGAGATAATTAATGTCCAATTAAATTCACCATAGATATATGTATAAAAATGATTTGAATGAAATTGAGAGATAATTGAAGAATGGTTTCGAGATAAAGCTCGTTCAATCTTCTTTCAATGGTTAAAGAAATAATTATTCTATGGTTGAATGTCGATGTTGTTTGGGCATTTTGTGCACATGCTTCACTCATTAAATTATGGTCCCTAATTTTTCATATTGACCCTCCTCTCGAAATTTTTATTATCAATTTTGAAATGGTATCGATTTTCATATTGACCCTTGTTCGATGGTAAGGGACGAGTTGCATTTTTGGTCTTATATATTTACGTCTTCACATTTTGGTATTATATATTatctaatttcagttttagtctgtatttttgtaattttaatctTTTTCTCGACTTGATACGATGTGATGTTGACACGACACTTACGCATACATTATTACATCAGCGCTCCAAGATGAAAACATATTAAAACTGCTGAGAAAAAAAATGATTAATACTGAAATTTGATAACGTAAAATAATAAACTCTCGAATATATATGAAAAATGCAGGTTTCCCGATTTTAATGTTAACGTGGAGTATTTATACACAGGTTCGGCATGGACCATTCTATCACGATCCTTGGCCGAGTACTGCATAATAGGATGGGACAATCTCCCAAGAACCCTACTCCTCTACTACACCAACTTTGTCTCCTCGCCGGAAGGCTATTTCCAGACACTATCCTGCAACTCCCACAACTTCAAAAACACCACCATAAACCACGATCTGCATTACATTACGTGGGACACTCCCCCAAAGCAGCATCCTCGATCTCTCGGCCTCAAAGATTACAGGAAAATGGTGCAGAGTAACAGACCCTTTGCTCGAAAGTTCAAGAAAAACGAACCGGTTCTCGACATGATTGATCGTGAGCTGTTGAAGAGGGGGAAGAAGCAGTTCGCTTTTGGAGGGTGGTGCTCCGATACTAATTGTTGCAGAGAGTTGATGGCTGAGGGTTATGGGGTTTTGAGGAGTGGAGCGGGCTCGGAGAGATTGAGGATTCTGTTGAAAAGGTTGGTTTCAGGTGAGAATTTGAACAAGATCAGAAGATGTAGATGATGAGGgagatatatatattatatattttctttacgttggtaattatatatattcaaaCTTTAAAAGTGAAAATAAGATTTTATATACATGTAATAAGATTGTTAAAATTATGTTACATACCAGCTAAAACAATGTCTCATGTATTCAAACTTTAGGAAATTTAATCGGCTCAGCAAATAATATGTAGAGATGTCAATGGGACGAGTATAGAGCGAGTTTGGCTAAATCCAAGACCCTCCCCATAAAAAAAACTTTGACTCATTACTCGTCCCACCAcggttaaatattcttcggaCCCACCCCACCTCGAATACGAAACGGGACCGAGTAGACCCGTGAGACCCGTGAGActcgaattttttaaaataaaaaataatctttCTTCTCACATGACTGAATTATGAAATAAACAAACATCTAAATACAACATTGTgaaaaattaattcatgttttcgatcacacttaataataacaaacaaaatattttcacgACATAAAAAAAGAGTTACTAGCTCTCCAAAAAAATCTCGACATCCCCAAAAATAATTCATAGCATAatttaaacatatcaatataaaatcagcgAGTAGGCAATATTTCAGACACATTCTTCGGGATCATTTTCCTCTTCATCAAGAATGGTGGGACAAATTGGTAAAATACTTGAAGAATTAactacaaaattaaatagagaaaatacattgaaaaaataaaattgtaatttcaaattgtaaaaaaaatgtaatttaaaGAGAGAAagtacaataaaaaaattaaaatgaaagtacaagaacaaaataaaattgtgatttatttacCTTTCACCTCACCCTACAATCCATCTTCGCAAGTACATCAATGCCTCAAAAGCCCTTGGATTAAGTCTACTAAGATGATGACTAACTATTCTTCCACTATTGCTAAAACcagattcaaatgcaacaattGACATGGTAATAGCCAAGATCGTTATGGTTGAGGTGAGCtactaaaaaatgaaaattaataaaactaaaaccctaGAATATTTATATCCACATATATTGGACGGTTATGTGATGGGTATTATAGGACCCATGACCCGCTCCATATACGAACAGGTCTGAAAAATTAGATACGAGACCCGTCCCATTACCCATTTAGTTTGCCCAAATCCACCCCATACACGCAGCAGGTCTGGGTAAAACCCGGATCCATTGACATCCATAATAATATGGTTCCAATTCTGTATACTAGCCACCgaggcacacgcgttgcgtgtgttATGAATATATGAAGCAGATATATTAAACCTTCATTAGTTTACCACACCATGACTGTAAAAAAATTTGTACTTGATCCATAAAAAGCAAGAGATTccaaaacttaaataaatatttcaaatcaaTTTGTTACCTCACATGATATAAGTGTTGATCATAAAGAAATCATATTTTTTGAAGCCTTAATATCATCTAATGTGAACTTcaacgtaaaataaataaacaaatattcAAAAAATTGTCTAAAAAATATGAGAATATCATTAAAAGTTCAGATTTTGACATGAGAACTCTGTTAGATCTTTTCATCAAGCATTCCATATTGTATCTCATAAATGGCCAGATGTTCTCGTATAATTTACAAACACTGCGAGCCAACAGCTGAATAGAACGTAATACATATACTTTCAGCAGAAAAGTTAACAACACTGACAAAGCAAGAGATTccaaaacttaaataaatatttcaaaatcaatttGTTACCTCACATGATATAAGTGTTGATCATAAAGAAATCATATTTTTGAAGCCTTAATATCATCTAATGTGAACTTcaacgtaaaataaataaacaaatattcAAAAAATTGTCTAAAAAATATGAGAATATCATTAAAAGTTCAGATTTTGACATGAGAACTCTGCTAGATCTTTTCATCAAGCATTCCATATTGTATCTCATAAATGGCCAGATGTTCTCGTATAATTTACAAACACTGCGAGCCAACTGCTGAATAGAACGTAATACATATACTTTCAGCAGAAAAGTTAACAACACTGACTGTCAAATTTATAAATGACACTCTTGATGAAGATATATACTTTCAGCAGAAAAGTTAACACTGACTGTCAAATTTATAAATCAAACTCTTAATGAAGATATCACATATATTTTCAGCAGAAAAGTTAACACTGACTGTCAAATTTATAAATCACACTCTTAATGAAGATATCAAACTCCTTCGACTTACGTCAAACAAAATATCAAAATCATCTTAGAAACTAAAAAAAAAGTGAATTCACCGAGATAGGAAAGAGACAATGTTTCCCAACAACCCATTATCTTTCATATAATAACTGTATAAATTCGGCTCTTACAATCTTATTGAGAAAGGataacaatgacatagcatcaaaCATTAAATTGGGGAAGTTATCAATAGAGGATGCATCCTATTTCTTGTTGTTATTACCTCCAGTATCACCACCTCCTGATGCTGCCTGACCCGCCTTTTTTGCTGCTTTTTCTTGAAGCGCCTTTGCGTCCCTATGTAAACACACACAGATACATTATAAATACATATTGCtatgaaataataatttatcaaAACTAATGTGAAGTATAACCTCTACTAAATGATTAAATAAGTtcttcaaaacaacaaaaaatacaTTGAAGGATCATGGAGTGAAAATAGAGACAAAACATCGATTATAAAATGGTATGATGGCTTAGTGTATTCTTGGAGGCTCTGCTTTACATACAAAATTCGgattgtttatatttaattaacaaAGACACACAAACTGGAGAGCATTATATTAAGATTTCCAAATCCATGATTACAGAGCCAATTTCAAACACTGACAGAGTCAACTTACATAAAAAAGACATGGgggaataaaaaaatcaaaactgaCCAAATCACTCCATAATTGGAATAAAATTCCACTCTCAATGCTTAATGAACCTAAAACTaaacaaaaactataaaaaTAAAGTATGGTGGAAACTCAGACCATAATCAAAGCATCTAACCttctatgaaaaaaaaaatcgaatcttgaaatttttaaaaatcatagaaaataaaaataccttTCGCGGCGCTGTTCAGGTGTCAACCCGTCATCTTTTTGCTTGCCTTTACCAGTACCCCGAGCTTGAGCCCTTTCTCTATCACGGTCTCTTTGGTTCCCACGTGAAACCCAGTTAAGAAAATacccaaaaaaacaaaaaaatagtaaaagattccacaaattaaatcaagattaatTGAATTCCCAGATGAACAAATACTCAAAAAATGAAAAGTAAACACCGGTTCAGCACAAACGTATGCGAATCACCTTCAAAACCATATTagtttttttaatcaaatctTTTATCATTGAAGCAAGAAAACCAACAGATCCAAATCATACAGAGCGAAAAACTTGGGGAATAATATGCAAGAAAAAACGTTGAATTCTTGGAAAAAGGGAGAAAAATCATGGAAGGATATGAGTCATGGATAATACGCGAAAGAAGAAAAGTCCGCTGACGGAGAGTAGACAGCAAACCGTTTTTACCTTTCAGTACGTTTACAAATGTATACCTCAGCTTCAGGAGACATTGCCCTCTTCCTCGTGCCCATAATCCACCATAACAACCGTTTCCTTTGAACATCATCCAAGTTCAGATCCAAACAAACCGTATGTTGCGGCGGTCTACCATCACCGATAATTCACTCTTCGTGGATCCGGCATTGACGATCATATAATTGACTTCGAAGGTTCTGAAATTTTCGATTAGATTTTTTGAACAAAATCTAGCACTGGAacaaaatattaacatcaatctaTCTAATTTCCAGTAATTTAAAGAAAACAATACCATGACAGATTCTCCATTGTCTAAACATTTGATTGATTCCAACTGAAAAGGGTCGAGGGTATACGGGAAATCTTTGGCAGGCTTCGAGTTTTCTATGTCTATCGAACCTGTATTCAAAGCTTTCCGAGGCAAATATCCCTCTGGATAAGAGACATCATGCTGGCATGCCACTGGCTCATCACGTTTTGACAAATTTTCTGAAATTGAAGAAGAGGAGAAACGGGAAATCACTGATTTTGTGCGGCTCTTGGTTTGGGAGCGAAGAAGAGTGTCTGATTTGGTGGGAGGAAACCTATGAACGTGGTGTGTGTGAAGGGTAAAATAGGTAGTTTATAAAACAGTCCAAGACACCATTCAATTAATATTAGATGCTTAactttaataaatagtaaaagatataaaaaaaatttatttcttgtTGAAATTTTAATCATTGCTTGTTCCAAATccttaaaagaaaaacgttttCTTTTGAAGTTAAACTTAAGAAGAAAAAACTGATGTGAGATTCATTATCATATGATGTTTTTACTAATAATTGGGTGTTTTTATTAGGGACGGCAATTAGTCCTGATTGGGATGGATTTGATCAAAATCAAGACTTGCCCATCTTATTTTAGATATGCCTCGCCCCAGACTCGACCTATTTTCATCTTTAGTTTTTATGatatgaaaatataaaaaatataggtTATATCGGTTCCCAAATTGATGTAATCATATATGGCGATTTATGAGAAGCTCATTAATTCATCACAACGATGCATGGCCATTTTTCATATTCAATTTGGCAAATGTAACTTCCTAAATGCTTCGAGCTTGAATATTATTACATTTTCTCCAATATTTTGGTCGATGAATGAATTGAACCTTTAGCCTCCCTCCCAAAGCAACGGTCACAATTTTTAAAAGAATTGCACATTTAATACACACGCATCATATCCAATGTTATTGCGGACCCCAAACGGTCACTTTTGGCAAAATCAGTCGTAGTATTCTTGTTTGAAAACTAATAAATAAATACGATTAACCAAAAGTACACTAGGAAAGTGCATAAAATCTTTACTTAATCCAAACTCTAGCAATTAAAAACTGGTCACACTGCCCAAAAGAAGTTAAATCAGCCTAAATAATTCGATCGGACAACGGCGGTAACCTACGGAAAAAGTTCATGAGCACGGAGGGCATGTCGTCCCGGAACCTAGGATGACGAAGGTAGTAAAACCCAAAAGCTAAGATGAATGCCTTGAAAGGTACTACGTAAAACAGCAACGAAGCAAACAGGCACAACACAACGAATATACCAGTTGCCCTCGGGTCCCTCCAGTTGAACAATGCCTCCAGTCTTTCACCTTGAGCTGCAACATCCCCCAAAAGTGTTTGGGCACGTCCTGCCAGCGCACGTAACCGGTCATATCGGACACGTACTTGGTCCATGGATTGTGTGGTTGGGAATCCATCAAACTCTTCGTCTAGCTCATCTGGACCCACTGTTTCAACGTGGGACAACCTAGGATCCATTGTGACCGAGACTTGCTGACGATACCGAAACCTCAACATAATTATCAAGAATGAGTACATGAACATTGTGGGCAACATTAGTTGTGGACATAACACGATAGCCACCAATAGGACATGGATCAAAATTGTGCTTGGAGGGTTCACCCAAGTTTGGATCCCATCGAGCCATCGTGCAAATGCGGCTGCTTTCGACAAGCAACCCACGACCCGGAACCAATTGGCTTTGCTCTTCCTCATACTCCAAATGTGCATATCAGAGTCCAACATGAATTGGACAACTTCATGACCCAGTGCCGGTTCAGATCGAGCTAACCTCATCGTGACAATCCTCGTAGCATTATGCCTCAAAACGTCTTGTTGAGCTGGTCCCAAAGGTTTCACATAATGCATCCTCGGTAACATAGGATTAGCGTATGCTTGAATAAGGCTAAGCCAGGATGAGCACGAAAACCTCACTGCTATCTCGATTTCCCCCATCCTCTTGGCTCCACCAGGAAGCAACACCATCAAAGAGTAAGTCCCAACATACACTCGATTTGTGTCTAGTGTCGAGAGACGTACACGTAACTTCCCAAGTCGTACATCATTTTTCACCTCCATTTTATCATCGCACTTATACCTTCCATTGTCAAACACCCCTAAGGTCAGAACGGTGCACGGATCATACACATCCCACGTATACTGCTCGTTCCATCGTGGATTAAACCGATCAAGAATGGTTCTTGTCCGAACCCACTTTGGTCCATACTTTGCCACCACGTAGGCATCAGTGGTCCCACGAGTACCATCTTTGGTCTTCACAGGGAGCAAATTGGTAGCCCCTCTAATGCCTACTTCTAGCAAACCAACTGGCTGCTTTGACAATTGCTTGGCAGTGGGCCGAACATCGCTGGTCACATGAGCTGCCTCGTCAAGCACATGATATCCACCTTCCAAGCAAACGCGAACGTGTATCCTCCCACCGTACGGCTTATTGTTATCATCACGTATTAAGTTAAACCACCTGGATCTTGGCTCTGATCTGTCGTCTGTGCGCTTATCCACCGTAGTTACCTGCACTTTAGCGTAGCCTACCGTGTTACCATTTGTGAAATCTTCAACTGTAATAGTGAAAAATGGCTCAAATGGTTCGGCTGCAACAAAAATAAGGTCTTCATTCCACGTGGGAATGGAAGAGCCCATGCTTGTTCGGCTTGTCTTGAACAGTTGTGCGCCGAGCTGGGCCTTAACATATAGCTCCGGATTCCGAACCTTAGGCTCGGTCCCACCAGACCCAGAATCAAGCTGCAAATCTTGTGTTTGGATGACCGTTACCCTCAAATACCATAACTTTGGAGACAAGTAAACTTTGGCCCGGGTCTCGGGGATCAGCCCTCCGGAATCCGACTGCCAGGCCTCCTGGAAAGCCTCGTCCGCCTGCGTACCTACCCACACAGATAACATGATGTCATTTCCCGACGACCCTTCTCCTTCCAAGCTGTACCACTGTGGGGCTAATGGGCTGTCGGGAGGGACCCTTCTCGGCACCTCCAGAAGATCAAAAGACACTGTGCCGGCGGTGCTCTCCACTTTGCTTTCGCTTTCTGGGCCTTTCTTCTGAGCCATGATGGAGACGTCGAGTGAAGTTGAATTCAAGCTTTCTTTTTCAAAAGCGAAGACCTGATCAATTACTTTGTTTGGGGCCTGTGATTCGGTCTTGACTGTGTGAGTCCCGATCACGAGCTTCGCACAGAACGAAGACTCTGGTTCTGGATTCAAGATATTGACTTTCACCACTCTAACATAGAGAAATGGCATTTGATCGACAAGATCAAAGGCAACGCGCCGATCAGTACCTCTACTAGAGAATTTCGGAAAAAATTTCGACTCCGTATCTCTATTTTTCAAGTTTCCTGGAAGTACAGTATTTTCTGGGTTCTGGGTTTGTTTCTGTTGAGATTCTGGTGCATCTACCTTAGTGGGCGGCGTTTCGAGAGGTGGCGTTGTGTTCTCCGGTGGTTTATCTTCTTTTTTGGCCTCTTCTTCCCCCTTTCCCTCTGCTTTCTTCTCTTCATTAACTTCAGCCGCCTTTTTCTCCTCTTCCTTGTCCTTCTCCGGTGGTTTCTCCTCCACCGCCGTTTCTGCAGCATCGGGCTTCTCGGGAGACGGAGGAGGCTCTTCCTCATACCAAATTTTCAAACCAATCTCACCTTTGATCTGAGAAAACACACTCCTTTTCTCCAACGGATAGTAAACCAAAGAAGCTTCCCCGCCGCCTTTCACGAAAGTGCTCCCAGAGATCTTCACTTTCCCAAGAAAAGTGCTCCTCTTCCCAGTCTTCTTATCATTGTAAACGTTCAGCTCCAGCATCTTTTCCGCCATGAACTCAACATCGTGAACTGAAAATTCGAGCTTTTCATCCCAGTATGGGTTGAGATCTCTGCAAATGGTCTTGGTACGGCGCCGTTGGCCATCAAAATCCACGATGACATAAGCGCTGGCTGTCCCCTGTCCGTCTTTGGGCATCAAGTTCTTGGCATTTTGGACTTCGACACTCAGTTTTCTGATCTCGGCCATCAGTGCGACACTGATTACAAATTGCTTGAAATGGGAACCAAAACTATttctatattaaaaaaaatagtctCTTTTCGAATGGTGAAATGGAGCAGAGAAAGAGAGAAGACGATTAAATCGAACTGAGTTAGATACAGTAGCTAGAGAAATTAGTGTAATTTATAGGAGATTAAAAAAAGAGGAGATTAAACATACGGAGGAGCGGGATTAAGTTCAGACACCACTTTGACCGCTGTTTAAAGATTTTCTTCTTGTTAATCAATTTACTGCTTGGtaaatattgatttatttatttatttggacAAGATGTCTGATTATTCTTTGCAATTTGCACAATATAAAaactaattatttaaaatttgatttttttaattattaaaattagatTTAAGTACAATTTTATGTAATTGTCTGAGTAGAGACCACGTGGGATGTGTGTGAACGGCTCTCTCtgacattttaattttttgttttctcagcttattatataaaattaaaatcataaacttttgtccaaaaaaaaaaaaattaaagctaTAATTAAATATGAGTCACACTGGTGGTTTTGGAGAATCATGCAACATTACTTCTCATAACTATAATCTCACACATTATGCATGCGGTCAAGACCATTCATCAATCATCCTAGTCGATTAGTTATCTCACGTCGgttgaataaaatttttgaaagttgTATATATAAGCTTGCACAATCCTCTCACAACTAACTTTTGAGGTTGAATTAAGTCAatctcaatcttaacatggtatcggATATCaggttccaccgttatgtgttggactgtccATAGTTGGACTACGCATTCTGCTcgtaattgggtcatttgtaaatcTTCACACTCCAAATGTTCATTGTTGGACGTGAGGGTTGTGTTAATTGTCTCAAATCGATTTGATAAAATTCCTAGGAATTGTGTAAATGGACTTGGACAATTTTTCCTCTTTGAGCTAGCTTTTAGGGTTGAGATAAGGTCAAAATCTTAACCTTAACACAGTcgacatttttttctttttctttttaaaatttttatggggCACTCggttttgtta
This is a stretch of genomic DNA from Primulina eburnea isolate SZY01 chromosome 11, ASM2296580v1, whole genome shotgun sequence. It encodes these proteins:
- the LOC140805924 gene encoding beta-glucuronosyltransferase GlcAT14A; this translates as MDTKILLVSFSLTSLLFFLLYTTTKQAHPITIFRPAKTIIVPKHENPYPVSFAYLISASEGDTMKLKRLMLALYHPGNHYLIHLDSSAPEEEHQEIARFVSSNRVFGEVGNVWVVEKANLVTYRGPTMLATTLHAMAMLLRTAKWDWFINLSASDYPLVTQDDLIHAFSNLPKDLNFIQHSSHLGWKMNKRGKPIIMDPGLHSVNKSEIWWVIKQRSLPTAFKLYTGSAWTILSRSLAEYCIIGWDNLPRTLLLYYTNFVSSPEGYFQTLSCNSHNFKNTTINHDLHYITWDTPPKQHPRSLGLKDYRKMVQSNRPFARKFKKNEPVLDMIDRELLKRGKKQFAFGGWCSDTNCCRELMAEGYGVLRSGAGSERLRILLKRLVSGENLNKIRRCR
- the LOC140805925 gene encoding multiple C2 domain and transmembrane region protein 14; translated protein: MAEIRKLSVEVQNAKNLMPKDGQGTASAYVIVDFDGQRRRTKTICRDLNPYWDEKLEFSVHDVEFMAEKMLELNVYNDKKTGKRSTFLGKVKISGSTFVKGGGEASLVYYPLEKRSVFSQIKGEIGLKIWYEEEPPPSPEKPDAAETAVEEKPPEKDKEEEKKAAEVNEEKKAEGKGEEEAKKEDKPPENTTPPLETPPTKVDAPESQQKQTQNPENTVLPGNLKNRDTESKFFPKFSSRGTDRRVAFDLVDQMPFLYVRVVKVNILNPEPESSFCAKLVIGTHTVKTESQAPNKVIDQVFAFEKESLNSTSLDVSIMAQKKGPESESKVESTAGTVSFDLLEVPRRVPPDSPLAPQWYSLEGEGSSGNDIMLSVWVGTQADEAFQEAWQSDSGGLIPETRAKVYLSPKLWYLRVTVIQTQDLQLDSGSGGTEPKVRNPELYVKAQLGAQLFKTSRTSMGSSIPTWNEDLIFVAAEPFEPFFTITVEDFTNGNTVGYAKVQVTTVDKRTDDRSEPRSRWFNLIRDDNNKPYGGRIHVRVCLEGGYHVLDEAAHVTSDVRPTAKQLSKQPVGLLEVGIRGATNLLPVKTKDGTRGTTDAYVVAKYGPKWVRTRTILDRFNPRWNEQYTWDVYDPCTVLTLGVFDNGRYKCDDKMEVKNDVRLGKLRVRLSTLDTNRVYVGTYSLMVLLPGGAKRMGEIEIAVRFSCSSWLSLIQAYANPMLPRMHYVKPLGPAQQDVLRHNATRIVTMRLARSEPALGHEVVQFMLDSDMHIWSMRKSKANWFRVVGCLSKAAAFARWLDGIQTWVNPPSTILIHVLLVAIVLCPQLMLPTMFMYSFLIIMLRFRYRQQVSVTMDPRLSHVETVGPDELDEEFDGFPTTQSMDQVRVRYDRLRALAGRAQTLLGDVAAQGERLEALFNWRDPRATGIFVVLCLFASLLFYVVPFKAFILAFGFYYLRHPRFRDDMPSVLMNFFRRLPPLSDRII